The Stappia sp. genome window below encodes:
- a CDS encoding LysR family transcriptional regulator, which translates to MNIASIDLNLLVAFDALVSERSVTRAARRIGLSQPAMSNALGRLRALLDDELFVRSGRGMEPTARARALAQPVREALARIEEALAPALAFDPADLDRVARLAMTDNSMAVLLIDMIERFRKDAPRLDLHVKNARPSGMTPMLDDGEVDLAIGVIGDLEGRHRAAPLYTDRLVGIARRGRFGPGGPTLEAFCAAEHVLVAPRNGPGGAIDATLAAKGLGRRVFLTVPQFIAAPYAVAKADLVACLPARIALAKADLLDLEIFEPPVEMPDFTVSLIWHQRDDADPAHQWLRTTIAEVAEEVTRVGADPRWPFCCLPQGTDRPSEAPVCPSVPATPA; encoded by the coding sequence ATGAATATCGCATCGATCGACCTGAACCTGCTGGTGGCCTTCGACGCGCTCGTCAGCGAACGCAGCGTCACCCGGGCGGCGCGGCGCATCGGCCTGTCGCAGCCGGCCATGTCGAACGCGCTCGGCCGATTGCGCGCGCTGCTCGACGACGAGCTGTTCGTGCGCTCGGGCCGGGGCATGGAGCCGACGGCCCGGGCCCGGGCGCTCGCCCAACCGGTGCGCGAGGCGCTTGCCCGCATCGAGGAGGCGCTTGCCCCCGCGCTTGCCTTCGATCCGGCCGATCTCGACCGAGTCGCGCGCCTCGCCATGACCGACAATTCCATGGCCGTGCTGCTGATCGACATGATCGAGCGGTTCCGCAAGGATGCGCCGAGGCTCGACCTGCATGTCAAGAACGCGCGCCCCTCCGGCATGACACCGATGCTGGACGACGGCGAGGTCGATCTCGCCATCGGGGTGATCGGCGATCTGGAAGGGCGACACCGCGCCGCGCCGCTCTACACGGACCGGCTCGTGGGCATCGCGCGGCGCGGCCGCTTCGGCCCCGGCGGCCCGACGCTGGAGGCCTTCTGCGCGGCCGAACACGTGCTGGTCGCCCCGCGCAACGGTCCCGGCGGGGCGATCGACGCGACCCTTGCCGCGAAAGGGCTCGGCCGGCGCGTCTTTTTGACGGTGCCGCAGTTCATCGCGGCACCCTACGCGGTCGCCAAGGCGGATCTCGTCGCCTGCCTGCCCGCGCGCATCGCGCTCGCCAAGGCGGATCTTCTGGACCTGGAGATCTTCGAACCGCCGGTGGAGATGCCCGACTTCACGGTGTCGCTGATCTGGCACCAGCGCGACGACGCCGACCCGGCGCACCAATGGCTGCGCACGACCATCGCGGAGGTCGCGGAAGAGGTCACCCGCGTCGGCGCCGATCCGCGCTGGCCGTTCTGCTGCCTGCCGCAGGGCACCGACCGCCCGTCCGAGGCTCCCGTGTGCCCCTCCGTGCCGGCCACTCCCGCCTGA
- a CDS encoding (2Fe-2S)-binding protein, protein MIRLNVNGEERAVDVDPDTPLLWVLRDELRMTGTKYGCGIAACGACTVHMDGMPIRACQTAAGDVEGVAITTIEGVNGKAAEAVQEAWRDLDVPQCGYCQSGQILAATSLLSDTPKPTDEDIDAAMSGNLCRCATYHRIRAAIHRAAEKMEG, encoded by the coding sequence ATGATCCGTTTGAACGTGAATGGCGAGGAGCGGGCGGTCGACGTCGACCCGGATACGCCGCTTTTGTGGGTTCTGCGCGACGAGCTGCGGATGACCGGAACGAAGTATGGCTGCGGCATCGCCGCCTGCGGCGCCTGCACGGTGCATATGGACGGCATGCCGATCCGCGCCTGCCAGACGGCGGCCGGCGATGTCGAGGGCGTTGCCATCACCACCATCGAGGGGGTGAACGGCAAGGCCGCCGAGGCGGTGCAGGAAGCCTGGCGCGACCTCGACGTGCCGCAATGCGGCTACTGCCAGTCCGGGCAGATCCTGGCCGCGACCTCCCTTCTGAGCGACACGCCGAAGCCGACCGACGAAGACATCGACGCGGCGATGAGCGGCAACCTCTGTCGCTGTGCCACCTACCACCGCATTCGCGCCGCGATCCACCGCGCGGCCGAGAAGATGGAGGGCTGA
- a CDS encoding molybdopterin cofactor-binding domain-containing protein, with product MLHMMKRFAHMAPAAQPARPSRRSFLKMSAGAAGGLMIGLKLPVTGAGAAETGGATEAGEMFTPFVRIAPDGIVTVLNKHLDMGQGNATGLATLVADELDAAAEQVRAEFAPADAEKYKNLFFGMQGTGGSTAIANSFEQYRTAGATARAMLVAAAAERWGVPASEISVTAGTVSHPSGPSATFGELADAAARMDVPSEVTLKTPDQWVYIGKEFPRLDVPNKTVGAPGTYGMDIQRDDMLVAVLTRPLAFGGKVKSFDASEARKVKGVVDVIEVPQGIAVLATSTWPAIKAQGLLEIEWDDTAAETRSTDALFAEYRALAEEDGPVFRADGDAAAALEGAATVVEQTFEFPYLAHGMMEPMVVTIHWEGERATLWYPAQFQTVDQATAAAVLGIPPQNVTINTLYAGGSFGRRTSPDAQHIVEAASIAKAWGKAQPIKLVYTREDDTRSGYYRPMGVHKIRAGLDGEGKLVAWHHRIVTQSIMSGTMMEDFVVHDGIDETSVEGVKDASYPVANFRGELHSPKVGVPVLWWRAVGHTHTAYAMEAMIDKVAAAAGADPVAFRRSLLTTPTGDDQKDADNARKLAVLDKVAEMAGWSGPRAGARFRGVAVHKSFNSYVAEIAEVSRRDDGTFKVEKVWCAVDCGIAVNPDNVKAQMEGGIGYGLGAVLFDEITLSEGRVDQLNFDTYRSLTMEDMPEIEVSVLASEAAPTGAGEPGTPPIGPAVANAIRAATGEVPGVLPLAKSGLA from the coding sequence ATGCTGCATATGATGAAACGCTTTGCCCATATGGCCCCTGCGGCTCAGCCCGCGCGTCCGAGCCGCCGCAGCTTTCTCAAGATGTCGGCCGGCGCCGCAGGCGGTCTGATGATCGGCCTGAAACTCCCCGTGACCGGCGCGGGTGCCGCCGAAACGGGGGGCGCGACCGAGGCCGGAGAGATGTTCACCCCCTTCGTGCGCATCGCGCCGGACGGGATCGTCACCGTGCTCAACAAGCATCTGGACATGGGCCAGGGCAACGCCACGGGGCTTGCCACGCTGGTGGCCGATGAGCTGGATGCGGCCGCCGAACAGGTACGCGCCGAGTTCGCACCCGCCGATGCCGAGAAATACAAGAACCTCTTCTTCGGCATGCAGGGCACGGGCGGCTCCACCGCCATCGCCAATTCCTTCGAGCAGTATCGCACCGCCGGTGCCACGGCGCGGGCCATGCTGGTGGCGGCCGCGGCCGAGCGCTGGGGCGTTCCGGCATCCGAGATTTCGGTGACGGCGGGCACCGTGTCGCATCCTTCAGGCCCGTCCGCGACCTTCGGCGAGCTGGCCGATGCGGCGGCGCGCATGGATGTGCCCTCCGAGGTCACCCTGAAGACACCCGACCAGTGGGTCTACATCGGCAAGGAATTTCCGCGTCTCGACGTGCCGAACAAGACCGTCGGCGCGCCGGGCACCTACGGCATGGACATTCAGCGCGACGACATGCTGGTCGCGGTCCTCACCCGCCCGCTCGCCTTCGGCGGCAAGGTGAAATCCTTCGATGCGAGCGAGGCGCGCAAGGTCAAGGGCGTGGTCGACGTGATCGAGGTGCCGCAGGGCATCGCGGTGCTGGCGACCTCCACCTGGCCGGCCATCAAGGCGCAGGGGCTTCTGGAGATCGAGTGGGACGACACGGCGGCCGAAACCCGCTCCACCGACGCGCTTTTTGCCGAATACAGGGCGCTTGCCGAGGAAGACGGTCCGGTCTTCCGCGCCGACGGCGACGCGGCGGCTGCGCTTGAAGGTGCGGCGACGGTGGTCGAACAGACCTTCGAGTTTCCCTATCTGGCGCACGGCATGATGGAGCCGATGGTCGTCACCATTCACTGGGAGGGCGAGCGCGCGACCCTGTGGTATCCGGCCCAGTTCCAGACGGTCGACCAGGCCACGGCCGCCGCCGTGCTCGGCATCCCGCCGCAGAACGTGACGATCAACACGCTCTATGCCGGCGGCTCCTTCGGCCGGCGCACCTCGCCGGACGCGCAGCACATCGTCGAGGCCGCGTCCATCGCCAAGGCCTGGGGCAAGGCGCAGCCGATCAAGCTGGTCTACACCCGCGAGGACGACACCCGCAGCGGCTACTACCGGCCGATGGGCGTGCACAAGATCCGCGCCGGTCTCGACGGCGAGGGCAAGCTCGTCGCCTGGCACCATCGCATCGTGACGCAATCGATCATGAGCGGCACGATGATGGAGGACTTCGTCGTGCACGATGGCATCGACGAGACCTCCGTGGAGGGCGTGAAGGACGCGAGCTATCCGGTCGCCAACTTCCGCGGCGAGCTGCACTCGCCCAAGGTCGGCGTGCCGGTGCTGTGGTGGCGCGCGGTGGGCCACACCCACACGGCCTATGCGATGGAGGCGATGATCGACAAGGTGGCGGCCGCCGCCGGGGCCGACCCGGTCGCCTTCCGCCGGTCGCTGCTGACCACGCCGACCGGCGACGATCAGAAGGATGCCGACAACGCCCGCAAGCTTGCCGTGCTGGACAAGGTCGCCGAGATGGCCGGCTGGTCCGGGCCCCGGGCCGGCGCGCGCTTCCGCGGCGTGGCGGTGCACAAGTCCTTCAACTCCTATGTCGCCGAGATCGCCGAGGTGTCGCGGCGCGACGATGGCACCTTCAAGGTCGAGAAGGTCTGGTGCGCGGTCGATTGCGGCATCGCCGTCAATCCGGACAACGTCAAGGCGCAGATGGAGGGCGGCATTGGATATGGCCTTGGCGCGGTGCTTTTCGACGAGATCACCCTGAGCGAGGGGCGTGTCGACCAGCTCAACTTCGACACCTACCGCTCGCTGACGATGGAGGACATGCCGGAGATCGAGGTGTCGGTGCTGGCCTCCGAGGCCGCGCCGACGGGGGCCGGCGAGCCCGGCACGCCACCGATCGGGCCGGCTGTCGCCAATGCGATCCGCGCGGCGACCGGCGAGGTGCCGGGTGTCCTGCCGCTCGCGAAGAGCGGTCTCGCCTGA
- a CDS encoding FAD-dependent oxidoreductase, with amino-acid sequence MGGYRLGTGGRFIDRGRPLSFRVDGQPETGFAGDTLASALLACGHALVSGGEAGGEAARLPCVFPGTQPRATTVSLATTELCDGLEIRLGARRRWLGRAPMAADAPSRDPEPAEAACDVLVIGGGPAGLAAARVAARAGLRVILLDENAHVGGRAAEDDGTVDGLAPADWAARRGAGLAALEHVRVMTRTTVEDPEEDGVWCAVERRTGGLFPQVLRRRLWTIRARRTVIATGARERPLVFPGHVFPAHDGPGVMRAATGLALARRYGVAAGRSVVVFANTDGGAATACALADMGVSIKAVVDMRPRIDAALAAGLAARGLRLEAGAVVAATRGRRALAGVEIRGFDPASGHLGRNAMRPSCDCLLVSGGWTPRPLGAGKTGEHWRVCGAAAGAFDLAASLASGHAAGMAAVAACGGGSVEIAAPSVIGAQGPHLPLPVFEVP; translated from the coding sequence ATGGGCGGATACAGGCTGGGGACGGGCGGGCGATTCATCGACCGAGGCAGGCCGCTGTCCTTTCGCGTCGACGGGCAACCGGAAACGGGGTTCGCGGGCGATACGCTGGCCTCCGCGCTGCTGGCCTGCGGGCACGCTCTGGTCTCGGGCGGGGAAGCGGGCGGCGAGGCCGCACGCCTGCCGTGCGTCTTCCCCGGCACGCAGCCTCGCGCGACGACCGTCTCGCTCGCGACGACGGAGCTGTGCGACGGGCTCGAGATCCGGCTCGGCGCGCGCCGCCGGTGGCTCGGCCGCGCTCCGATGGCTGCCGACGCGCCGTCGCGCGATCCGGAGCCGGCGGAGGCCGCCTGCGACGTGCTGGTGATCGGCGGCGGGCCGGCGGGGCTTGCCGCCGCGCGCGTTGCCGCGCGGGCGGGCCTGCGGGTGATTCTCCTTGACGAAAACGCGCATGTCGGCGGGCGTGCGGCCGAGGATGACGGCACGGTCGACGGGCTTGCTCCGGCGGACTGGGCGGCGCGCAGGGGCGCGGGTCTGGCGGCGCTGGAGCACGTCCGTGTGATGACGCGGACGACCGTCGAGGACCCAGAGGAAGACGGTGTCTGGTGTGCGGTGGAGCGGAGGACCGGCGGGCTATTCCCGCAAGTACTTCGGCGCCGCCTCTGGACGATCCGCGCCCGCCGGACGGTGATCGCGACCGGCGCGCGCGAACGCCCGCTCGTCTTTCCCGGGCACGTCTTTCCCGCGCACGACGGGCCCGGCGTCATGCGCGCCGCGACCGGCCTTGCCCTTGCGCGCCGGTATGGCGTCGCGGCGGGGCGGTCGGTCGTCGTTTTCGCCAACACCGACGGCGGCGCGGCGACGGCCTGCGCGCTCGCGGATATGGGCGTGTCGATCAAGGCCGTGGTCGACATGCGCCCGCGGATCGATGCGGCCCTGGCAGCCGGACTGGCCGCGCGCGGCCTGCGTCTGGAAGCCGGCGCCGTTGTCGCCGCGACGCGCGGACGCCGGGCGCTGGCCGGGGTCGAGATCCGGGGATTCGACCCGGCCTCCGGACACCTGGGCCGCAACGCCATGCGTCCGTCCTGCGACTGCCTGCTGGTCTCCGGCGGCTGGACGCCGCGCCCGCTCGGGGCGGGCAAAACGGGTGAGCACTGGCGGGTTTGCGGCGCCGCGGCCGGGGCGTTCGATCTCGCGGCGTCCCTCGCGAGCGGACATGCCGCCGGCATGGCGGCGGTCGCGGCCTGCGGCGGAGGATCGGTCGAGATCGCGGCCCCGTCCGTCATCGGCGCGCAGGGGCCGCATCTGCCCTTGCCCGTGTTCGAGGTGCCGTAG
- a CDS encoding sarcosine oxidase subunit gamma family protein codes for MSDAHPAGEPRWAPPPPGSRGGAPDPGQDPALHLTDLTVGAVLEIGSWPNRLQGVAEKLADLLAADPPGRPGRFAQGEGALLGWLAFGRFLWLSDDAADAERLAQAFDSEEAAVVDLGSARRGVRLTGAVAPEVLNKAVAIDFDPRAFPPGSLAQAVIDHVPVVILRRAAEEFDVIVSASLAQTVWDWLLDASFEHGYEVGEGTALVGAPRDQGLGP; via the coding sequence ATGTCTGACGCGCACCCTGCCGGAGAACCGCGCTGGGCGCCGCCACCACCGGGGTCGCGCGGCGGCGCCCCGGACCCCGGCCAAGACCCCGCCCTTCACCTCACCGACCTCACGGTCGGCGCCGTTCTGGAAATCGGGTCCTGGCCGAATCGCTTGCAGGGCGTGGCCGAGAAGCTCGCGGATCTGTTGGCCGCCGATCCGCCCGGCCGACCGGGCCGCTTCGCGCAAGGCGAGGGCGCGTTGCTCGGCTGGCTCGCCTTCGGCCGCTTCCTCTGGCTGTCGGACGACGCGGCCGACGCGGAGCGGCTGGCGCAGGCCTTCGACAGCGAAGAGGCCGCCGTGGTGGATCTCGGTTCCGCGCGGCGCGGCGTGCGGCTCACCGGCGCGGTGGCTCCGGAGGTGCTCAACAAGGCGGTCGCCATCGACTTCGACCCGCGCGCCTTCCCGCCCGGATCGCTCGCCCAGGCCGTCATCGACCATGTTCCGGTCGTCATCCTGCGCCGCGCGGCGGAGGAATTCGATGTGATCGTGTCGGCAAGCCTGGCGCAGACCGTCTGGGACTGGCTGCTCGATGCGAGCTTCGAGCACGGCTACGAGGTCGGCGAGGGGACAGCCCTCGTCGGCGCGCCGCGCGACCAGGGGCTGGGTCCATAA
- a CDS encoding M24 family metallopeptidase, with product MTHSGTDPDGLLRTTRWHNGEKAWSPFSAGEMDRRQDAIRTAMEARGIDAALFTSYHNICYFSGFLYCAFGRRYGFVVDAHSATTISAGIDGGQPWRRTHGDAITYTDWRRDNFFFALQGLTKGVKRLGIEFDTVSLELKGLLEDALPGVELVDIAGDAMRLRTVKSAEEHALIREGARICDIGGAAVVEAVAPGVPEHEVAIASTNAMIREIARSFPQVELMDTWTWFQSGLNTDGAHNPVTNRVVQAGDILSLNCFPMIFGYYTALERTLFCEHAPDAHLRLWEINCDVHRAGLDLIRPGARCCDIARELNEIYRTHGLLRYRSFGYGHSFGVLSHYYGREASVELREDVETVLEPGMVVSMEPMIMIPEGQPGAGGYREHDILIVTETGAENITGFPFGPEHNILRKG from the coding sequence ATGACACACAGCGGAACGGACCCCGACGGACTGCTGCGCACCACGCGCTGGCACAATGGCGAGAAGGCGTGGAGCCCCTTCAGCGCCGGCGAAATGGACCGCCGGCAGGACGCGATCCGCACGGCGATGGAGGCGCGCGGCATCGATGCGGCCCTTTTCACCAGCTACCACAACATCTGCTACTTCTCCGGCTTTCTCTATTGCGCCTTCGGGCGGCGCTACGGATTCGTCGTCGACGCACACTCCGCAACGACGATTTCCGCCGGCATCGACGGCGGCCAGCCGTGGCGGCGGACCCATGGCGATGCAATCACCTATACCGACTGGCGACGGGACAATTTCTTCTTCGCGCTTCAGGGCCTGACCAAGGGCGTCAAGCGGCTCGGCATCGAGTTCGACACGGTGTCGCTGGAGCTGAAGGGGCTGCTGGAGGACGCCCTGCCCGGGGTCGAGCTGGTCGACATCGCCGGGGACGCCATGCGGCTCAGGACCGTGAAGTCGGCGGAGGAACACGCGCTCATCCGCGAGGGCGCGCGCATCTGCGACATCGGCGGCGCGGCGGTCGTGGAAGCCGTTGCTCCGGGCGTGCCCGAGCACGAGGTGGCGATCGCCTCGACCAATGCCATGATCCGCGAGATCGCGCGGTCCTTTCCGCAGGTCGAACTGATGGACACCTGGACCTGGTTCCAGTCCGGCCTCAACACGGACGGGGCGCATAATCCGGTCACCAACCGGGTGGTTCAGGCGGGCGACATCCTGTCGCTCAACTGCTTCCCGATGATCTTCGGCTATTACACCGCGCTGGAACGCACGCTCTTCTGCGAGCATGCCCCGGACGCGCATTTAAGGCTCTGGGAGATCAATTGCGACGTGCATCGCGCCGGGCTCGATCTCATCCGCCCGGGCGCGCGCTGCTGCGACATCGCGCGCGAGCTCAACGAGATCTACCGGACGCATGGCCTGCTGCGCTACCGCTCCTTCGGCTACGGCCATTCCTTCGGCGTGCTCAGCCACTACTACGGGCGCGAGGCTTCGGTGGAACTGCGCGAGGACGTGGAGACCGTGCTGGAACCCGGCATGGTGGTCTCCATGGAGCCGATGATCATGATCCCGGAAGGCCAACCAGGCGCCGGCGGCTATCGCGAACACGACATCCTGATCGTGACCGAGACGGGCGCGGAGAACATCACCGGCTTCCCCTTCGGCCCCGAGCACAACATCCTGCGCAAGGGCTGA